Proteins co-encoded in one bacterium genomic window:
- a CDS encoding iron ABC transporter: MTSWEFIAIDLPPLLTAILSSSACGLLGNYLILRRQSLMGDAIAHSVLPGIVIAFLLSSHRSSLSVFLGAAIAGVVSALCIEFLRRNRFVETSATIGIVFPLFFALGVLLIEQAAARHVDLDADCLLYGQLESIFWLPPSDITTLLTASSLQLLPEELITSALCFLSVLFIILLFKKELTLSSFDPTLATSMGFSSNMLNNLLMLVLAVAVVASFKAVGSILVIAMIISPAACARLFTDKLNTQLMLSVLFAILMSVGGYCVAVFLPLILGSSSSLNAAGMIAALGGILLIGSICFSPRYGTIGRRYRKNVLQNRILQEDILAALFRLEEDASKETRLFSQAAVQEILKKSSATSDTADYRKRERRTVKRLVDNNFLVRKGALVGLTADGRNEARKLIRTHRLLESYLVEEAGVEPDHVHETAEALEHFTSESQDHALARATPEPRNDPHGKRIPLSPSKIASREIDKS, translated from the coding sequence ATGACTTCCTGGGAATTCATCGCTATTGACCTTCCTCCACTCCTTACTGCGATCCTATCCTCAAGCGCATGTGGACTTCTTGGGAATTATCTGATCTTACGGCGACAAAGTCTCATGGGAGATGCGATTGCTCACTCTGTTCTTCCAGGAATTGTTATTGCTTTTCTTCTTTCCTCTCATCGAAGCAGCCTATCAGTATTTTTGGGAGCAGCTATTGCGGGTGTCGTAAGCGCACTTTGCATCGAATTCCTCCGTCGGAATCGCTTTGTTGAAACAAGTGCAACAATTGGGATAGTCTTCCCACTTTTTTTCGCCTTGGGCGTATTACTAATAGAGCAAGCGGCTGCACGACATGTGGATCTCGATGCTGATTGCTTACTCTACGGGCAACTTGAAAGCATATTCTGGCTTCCACCATCCGATATCACCACATTGCTAACGGCATCATCTCTTCAATTGCTTCCAGAGGAGCTGATAACTTCAGCGCTCTGCTTTCTTTCGGTTCTCTTCATCATCCTCCTATTCAAGAAAGAGCTAACTCTCTCCTCCTTTGATCCAACACTTGCGACTTCAATGGGATTTTCAAGCAACATGCTTAACAACCTGCTGATGCTTGTGCTGGCGGTTGCCGTGGTGGCTTCCTTTAAAGCGGTCGGTTCTATTCTTGTTATTGCGATGATTATTTCTCCAGCTGCATGTGCGCGACTGTTCACCGATAAGTTGAATACGCAACTCATGCTCAGCGTTCTGTTTGCAATACTCATGAGCGTAGGAGGATATTGTGTAGCAGTATTTCTGCCTCTCATTCTTGGGAGCTCCTCCTCATTGAATGCTGCTGGGATGATTGCTGCACTGGGAGGCATCCTCCTGATCGGCTCAATTTGCTTCTCACCTCGCTATGGGACTATAGGGCGTCGTTATAGAAAAAATGTGCTGCAAAATAGAATCCTACAAGAAGATATTCTCGCCGCGCTATTCCGTTTAGAGGAAGACGCTAGTAAAGAAACTCGTCTCTTCTCACAAGCAGCCGTCCAAGAGATTCTTAAAAAGTCATCTGCTACATCCGATACTGCGGACTATAGAAAGCGAGAACGGCGCACCGTCAAGAGACTTGTTGATAACAATTTTCTTGTCAGGAAGGGAGCGCTTGTCGGGCTCACAGCAGATGGTCGAAATGAAGCGCGAAAACTGATCAGAACTCATCGATTACTCGAGAGCTACCTTGTTGAAGAAGCCGGAGTTGAGCCGGATCATGTCCATGAAACTGCTGAAGCTCTTGAACACTTTACCTCGGAATCACAAGACCACGCTCTCGCTCGTGCAACGCCTGAGCCCAGGAATGACCCTCATGGGAAACGTATTCCTCTCTCTCCTTCAAAAATAGCGAGCAGAGAGATTGATAAAAGTTAA